The Haliscomenobacter hydrossis DSM 1100 genome has a window encoding:
- a CDS encoding zinc-dependent peptidase has protein sequence MELSAGEKVRFEESVLLFLDKVRITGIDTDLNDTDKLLVAASAVIPLFGFPGWRYRNLREVLLYDGPFNQDYETEQGKARNILGMVGSGSMNHMMILSKPALHQGFDQQRSHHNVGIHEFVHLLDKADGATDGHPEALLPQPYLTPWLKLMHREIAAIKAGRSDINVYGSTNEAEFFSVVSEYFFQQPERLEKNHPALFNMLEKIFRQDLA, from the coding sequence ATGGAGCTTTCAGCAGGAGAAAAGGTCCGTTTTGAGGAGAGTGTACTCCTGTTTTTGGACAAAGTCCGCATCACTGGCATTGACACTGACCTGAATGATACCGACAAACTGCTGGTAGCTGCGAGTGCAGTCATCCCGCTCTTCGGATTTCCAGGATGGCGTTACCGCAACCTGCGCGAGGTGCTTTTATACGATGGGCCATTCAACCAGGACTACGAGACTGAGCAGGGCAAAGCCCGCAATATCCTGGGCATGGTGGGCAGCGGCAGCATGAACCATATGATGATTTTGTCCAAACCAGCCCTGCACCAAGGCTTTGATCAGCAGCGTTCCCACCACAATGTAGGCATCCACGAGTTTGTTCACTTGCTCGACAAAGCAGACGGTGCTACGGATGGCCACCCGGAAGCGTTACTCCCACAACCCTACTTGACACCCTGGTTGAAACTGATGCACCGCGAAATTGCAGCGATCAAAGCCGGAAGGTCTGATATCAATGTTTATGGCAGTACCAACGAGGCCGAGTTTTTTAGCGTTGTCAGTGAATATTTTTTCCAACAGCCGGAGCGCCTGGAAAAAAACCACCCGGCGCTGTTTAATATGTTGGAAAAGATTTTTAGGCAAGATTTGGCGTAG
- a CDS encoding DUF4249 family protein — protein MKKYTFIQYRILALVLMMGMAFQACEDNNAVSFNDQPVVEGYLYADNPVELKISRKSPFADDLNLDPADLDKLDIRIKAGNQSYSLIPQGDGIYRMGNNGLQIKVGENYQLEFEFQGKTVSAETKVLAKPEDFTQDARSIKIPQISFPPSGSLNFPDPVKFSWNNPDLTYYLLVVENTETDPDPIFDLGMFGGGDLPSRLFRVEPTQNNSFEINSRQFQYYGQHRVILYHINPEYALLYQDSGDNSQNLKSPPTNVKNGLGIFTAISSDTLYLNVTQ, from the coding sequence ATGAAAAAGTATACTTTCATCCAATACCGCATCCTGGCCTTGGTTCTGATGATGGGCATGGCTTTTCAGGCCTGCGAAGACAATAACGCGGTAAGCTTCAACGACCAGCCCGTGGTAGAAGGCTATTTGTACGCTGACAATCCAGTGGAGTTAAAAATCAGCCGAAAATCTCCCTTTGCCGATGACCTCAATTTAGATCCCGCAGACCTGGATAAGCTCGACATCCGCATCAAAGCGGGCAATCAGTCCTATAGCCTGATCCCCCAGGGAGATGGCATTTACCGCATGGGCAATAATGGCCTGCAAATCAAAGTTGGGGAAAACTATCAGCTGGAGTTTGAGTTCCAGGGAAAAACCGTGAGTGCGGAAACCAAAGTTTTGGCCAAACCGGAGGATTTTACCCAGGATGCGCGTTCCATTAAAATTCCGCAAATCAGCTTTCCACCTTCCGGGAGTTTAAATTTTCCCGATCCCGTCAAATTCAGTTGGAACAATCCCGACTTGACCTATTACCTCCTGGTGGTGGAAAATACCGAAACCGATCCCGACCCAATTTTTGACCTTGGTATGTTTGGTGGAGGCGACCTGCCCTCGCGTTTGTTTCGGGTTGAACCCACGCAAAATAACTCCTTCGAGATCAACAGCAGGCAGTTTCAATACTACGGCCAACACCGGGTCATTTTGTACCACATCAACCCGGAATACGCACTGCTGTACCAAGACTCGGGCGACAATTCGCAGAACCTGAAGTCGCCTCCAACCAATGTCAAAAACGGCCTGGGGATATTTACAGCGATCAGTTCGGATACTTTATACCTAAACGTGACCCAGTAA
- a CDS encoding TonB-dependent receptor, giving the protein MNRIFTSLLCLFLLGTGVTLSAQSNGNGSVDSLTIVKLLHSYKLDRFYHGTLAEVLRQLQAETGIRFEGNPKLLSSTTIEDRPFNLSLEEVLNRWCKRLQLKWYLNGKDQVIYLMRRTDDPNSQRPGQAQKKYQGPPSASNFTLSGVIKDASTGESLPFANIQVKKSSLGANSNPDGYFTLHKVPTDTNTLIISYLGYKTQELGLSPNLSKTNLVIEMIPEGSLQLDEVTITAQSEALMRPNEAGSIVQLTPKQLAKLPNVGERDIMRSLQLLPGVSAANESTSGLFVRGGTPDQNLILYDGFTVYHVDHLYGFFSAFNYNALKDLQLYRGGFESRFGGRLSSVTEITGKEGNSKRFAAGGDISLLSANAYVEGPIGKKISYLATGRRSWRGPIYNQIFNRFKDEEEGPGPGRRLGGGGGPFGGSGGPSFNSTVASYFYDLNGKVTWRAGKSDIFALSFFNGTDYLDNSTSINFGGLFGGSDDGGINNTDLTNYGNIGSSLKWSRRFSPKLYGNTLLSFSNYYSDRDRTMQGSFTNADGEEREVRNGLIETNNVKDWSLRSDFTYDLNEGNSVSFGFAFTNYDIAYNFGQNDTLSILDRKDKGVLGAVYVQDKIHLSNKKIDLTPGLRVSYFEPTGKTYFEPRLNATYRISSRFRANAAWGKYYQFANRVVREDLLSGSRDFWILSNDQNVPVSSAWHYILGTAYETPKYLFSVETYYKKLDGISEYSLRYALRPGQISYEENFYSGRGYSQGIEFLAQKKSGSITGWVSYTLGQARNQIDIYGEEYFAANQDVSHEFKAVAMRKMGRWDLSATWIYATGRPYTAPDGGYSITLLDGVEEDYITTSAKNGSRLPDYHRFDVGLTCNFNPRPDGSERGSLGLSLFNVYGRKNVWYKEYQIEDGSVYEVDKNYLGFTPNLTFTMKF; this is encoded by the coding sequence ATGAATCGAATATTTACTAGCCTACTGTGTTTGTTTTTACTGGGGACAGGCGTTACACTCAGCGCTCAAAGTAATGGCAATGGGTCCGTGGATTCGCTGACCATTGTGAAATTGCTGCATTCCTACAAACTGGATCGTTTTTACCACGGCACCCTGGCCGAAGTGCTGCGGCAATTGCAAGCGGAGACGGGAATCCGTTTCGAGGGGAATCCGAAATTGCTCAGCAGCACCACCATCGAAGACCGTCCCTTTAACCTGAGCCTTGAAGAAGTACTCAACCGCTGGTGTAAGCGCCTGCAACTCAAGTGGTACCTGAATGGCAAAGACCAGGTCATCTATTTGATGCGACGTACCGATGATCCCAATAGCCAAAGACCTGGGCAAGCGCAAAAAAAATACCAAGGCCCACCCAGCGCCAGCAATTTTACCCTAAGCGGGGTAATCAAAGATGCCAGCACTGGCGAATCCTTACCTTTTGCCAATATCCAGGTCAAAAAATCCAGTTTAGGTGCCAATTCCAACCCGGATGGTTATTTCACTTTGCACAAAGTACCGACTGATACCAATACGCTGATCATTTCTTATTTGGGCTACAAAACACAGGAATTGGGCCTGTCTCCGAATTTGTCCAAAACCAATCTGGTCATTGAGATGATCCCGGAAGGTTCCCTTCAACTGGATGAAGTCACGATTACCGCCCAAAGCGAAGCCCTCATGCGTCCCAATGAAGCGGGTAGCATTGTACAACTTACACCCAAACAATTGGCCAAACTACCGAACGTAGGGGAACGGGATATTATGCGTTCTTTACAGCTTTTGCCAGGGGTGTCTGCCGCCAATGAAAGCACCTCTGGCCTTTTTGTGCGCGGCGGCACACCCGATCAAAACCTGATTTTGTACGATGGGTTTACGGTGTACCACGTAGACCATTTGTACGGTTTTTTCTCCGCCTTCAATTACAATGCACTGAAAGATTTGCAGTTGTACAGGGGAGGCTTTGAGTCGCGGTTTGGCGGGCGCTTGTCCAGCGTAACCGAAATCACGGGCAAAGAGGGCAACTCCAAACGTTTTGCAGCGGGCGGCGACATCAGCTTGCTCAGCGCCAATGCCTATGTCGAAGGGCCGATTGGCAAAAAAATCAGCTATCTGGCCACCGGGAGACGATCCTGGAGGGGCCCGATTTACAACCAAATTTTCAATCGGTTTAAGGACGAAGAAGAAGGGCCGGGGCCGGGTCGACGACTAGGTGGCGGCGGTGGTCCTTTTGGCGGCTCAGGTGGACCCAGTTTCAACTCAACGGTGGCTTCTTACTTCTACGACTTGAATGGAAAGGTGACTTGGCGCGCGGGTAAGTCCGACATTTTTGCGTTAAGCTTTTTCAATGGCACTGATTACCTGGACAACAGTACCAGCATCAATTTTGGCGGCTTATTCGGCGGCAGTGACGATGGTGGCATCAACAACACCGACCTCACCAATTACGGCAACATCGGAAGCAGTTTGAAATGGTCGCGCCGGTTTTCGCCCAAGTTATACGGCAATACCCTTTTGAGTTTTTCCAATTATTACTCGGACCGCGACCGTACCATGCAAGGCAGTTTCACCAATGCTGATGGCGAAGAACGCGAGGTGCGTAACGGCTTGATCGAAACCAACAACGTGAAGGATTGGAGCCTGCGCTCTGATTTTACGTATGACCTCAACGAAGGGAATAGTGTAAGTTTTGGCTTTGCATTTACCAACTACGATATTGCCTACAATTTTGGCCAAAACGATACCCTCTCTATTTTAGATCGGAAAGACAAAGGGGTACTGGGCGCTGTTTATGTACAAGACAAAATCCACCTGTCTAATAAAAAAATCGACCTTACGCCGGGGCTGCGGGTATCGTATTTTGAACCTACCGGAAAAACTTATTTCGAACCACGCCTGAACGCGACCTATCGGATCAGCTCCAGGTTCCGGGCAAACGCGGCCTGGGGCAAGTACTACCAGTTTGCCAACCGGGTGGTACGTGAAGATTTGCTCTCGGGTAGTCGGGATTTTTGGATCCTTTCCAACGACCAAAACGTACCCGTAAGTTCAGCCTGGCATTACATCCTGGGCACGGCTTATGAAACGCCAAAATACTTGTTTTCCGTTGAAACGTATTACAAAAAACTGGATGGCATCTCGGAATACTCCTTGCGCTACGCCTTGCGCCCCGGACAAATCAGTTATGAAGAGAACTTCTATTCTGGGCGAGGGTATTCCCAGGGCATCGAGTTTTTGGCACAGAAAAAAAGTGGCAGTATCACCGGGTGGGTGAGTTATACCCTGGGCCAGGCGCGCAACCAAATCGACATTTACGGGGAGGAATATTTTGCCGCCAATCAGGATGTCAGCCATGAGTTCAAAGCAGTAGCCATGCGCAAAATGGGTCGCTGGGACCTTTCGGCCACCTGGATTTACGCCACGGGCCGTCCTTACACTGCTCCTGACGGCGGGTACAGCATCACCTTACTGGATGGCGTTGAGGAAGATTACATCACCACGAGTGCCAAAAACGGCAGCCGTTTGCCCGACTACCACCGCTTCGATGTGGGTTTGACCTGCAATTTCAATCCCCGACCTGATGGCTCGGAACGCGGCAGTTTGGGACTATCCCTGTTCAATGTTTACGGCCGCAAAAACGTGTGGTACAAAGAATACCAGATTGAAGACGGCAGTGTATACGAAGTGGACAAAAACTATCTGGGTTTTACGCCCAATCTCACTTTTACCATGAAATTTTAA
- a CDS encoding LytR/AlgR family response regulator transcription factor, whose product MKCIIVDDEPLALDLLEDNLSRIPFITNVGRCKNAFEAIQAIHEHQPDLIFLDIQMPGLDGMSFVKSLSQPPLIVFVTAHKQYSLESYDLNALDYLVKPVSFERFFKACNKAQEWHQLRKRVTTAELVSGEENAKADFMMVHIDYSLVKVSFKEILFVEGLKDYVKIFLQNAPKPLVTRMNLKAVEEALPSPDFSRIHRSYIVALDKIDALRKNALVIKGHELPLGESFRERVDNYFKLK is encoded by the coding sequence ATGAAGTGCATTATTGTAGATGATGAGCCACTCGCCCTGGATTTGTTGGAAGACAATCTGTCGCGCATCCCCTTTATCACCAATGTGGGGCGTTGTAAAAATGCCTTTGAGGCCATTCAAGCCATCCATGAACATCAACCCGACCTCATTTTTCTCGACATCCAGATGCCGGGGTTGGATGGAATGTCTTTTGTAAAATCTTTGAGCCAGCCTCCCTTGATTGTATTCGTAACCGCACACAAACAATATTCCTTGGAGAGCTATGACCTGAATGCACTCGATTATTTAGTGAAACCAGTGAGCTTCGAGCGTTTTTTCAAAGCCTGTAACAAAGCCCAGGAATGGCATCAACTTCGTAAGCGGGTAACAACTGCCGAGCTGGTCTCCGGTGAAGAAAATGCAAAGGCGGACTTCATGATGGTACACATTGATTACAGTCTGGTCAAAGTCTCTTTTAAGGAAATCCTGTTTGTAGAAGGGCTCAAGGATTATGTAAAAATCTTTTTGCAAAACGCTCCCAAGCCCCTGGTCACGCGGATGAATCTAAAGGCAGTAGAAGAAGCCTTGCCCAGTCCTGATTTTTCCCGTATTCACCGCTCTTACATTGTGGCTTTGGACAAAATAGATGCGCTGCGCAAAAATGCTCTGGTCATTAAAGGGCATGAATTGCCCCTGGGCGAATCGTTTCGTGAACGCGTAGACAACTATTTTAAACTGAAGTAG
- a CDS encoding sensor histidine kinase produces MPKYRIIFYHLLAWAVFYSLPILSTWSGSAAVIKLPRPPSLFWISSLLQILIFYLNAYWLMPQYFFKKKYLAYGLGILVVLALRALALYHFPFPELPDMPDQPLLADRDFRMMRWFFLFFPGLITIVLSSGFRIFIEHRNKEKLYKERETINLRSELRFLRSQISPHFLFNVLNSLTALARKKSELLEPSLLKLSELMRYTIYETDQDFIPLKSEIDYIQSYINLQRLRFDEHISLNINIDDTAIQHQQIAPMLLIPLIENAFKYSSQVMGAPYIDLKLEVKEQHHLVLMLKNSCSNVALLNKSAEENIPSAGLGLSNLRRRLELIYPQRFTFKVEQLEGEFLVELDIELGE; encoded by the coding sequence ATGCCGAAATACCGCATCATATTCTATCACCTGCTGGCCTGGGCGGTGTTTTACTCCTTGCCCATTCTTTCCACCTGGTCAGGATCCGCAGCTGTAATCAAATTGCCCCGGCCGCCCAGTTTGTTTTGGATAAGTAGCCTGCTGCAAATCCTGATTTTTTACCTGAATGCCTATTGGCTGATGCCGCAGTATTTTTTCAAAAAAAAATATTTGGCTTACGGCTTAGGTATCTTGGTCGTGCTGGCGCTCAGGGCTTTGGCTTTGTACCATTTCCCTTTTCCTGAATTGCCAGACATGCCAGACCAACCACTTTTGGCGGATCGGGATTTTAGAATGATGCGTTGGTTTTTTTTATTCTTCCCCGGTTTGATTACGATCGTGCTTAGCTCGGGGTTCCGGATTTTTATCGAGCACCGCAACAAGGAAAAACTGTACAAAGAGCGGGAAACTATAAACCTGCGCTCCGAGCTGCGTTTTTTGCGCTCCCAAATCAGTCCACATTTTTTGTTCAACGTGTTGAACAGCCTTACGGCCCTGGCGCGTAAAAAATCGGAGTTGTTGGAGCCTTCACTGCTCAAGTTGTCGGAGTTGATGCGCTACACGATTTACGAAACCGATCAGGATTTTATCCCCCTCAAAAGTGAAATTGACTACATCCAAAGCTACATCAATTTGCAACGATTGCGTTTTGATGAACACATCAGCCTGAACATCAACATTGACGACACCGCCATTCAACATCAGCAAATTGCACCCATGCTGTTGATTCCCTTGATTGAAAATGCGTTCAAGTACAGTTCGCAAGTAATGGGGGCACCTTACATCGATTTAAAGCTGGAGGTGAAGGAACAACATCACCTGGTATTGATGCTCAAAAACAGTTGCAGCAACGTGGCACTGCTCAACAAATCCGCTGAAGAAAATATTCCCTCCGCTGGGCTGGGCTTGAGCAACCTGCGCAGGCGTCTGGAGTTGATTTATCCTCAACGTTTTACCTTTAAGGTCGAACAACTGGAAGGTGAATTTTTGGTCGAATTGGACATTGAATTGGGAGAATAA
- a CDS encoding Fic family protein: MPKYIYEHPNWTHFSWQDKAINVVFGEVRHMQGKIIGQMNALGFSAKEEATLTTLTLDVVKSSEIEGELLNYDQVRSSIARRLGINTAGLVPSSRHIEGVVEMMLDATQRHSTPLTEKRLCGWHAALFPTGYSGPYKIEVGRYRSAEIQVVSGAMGKEKVHYEAVNPALVKTEMDKFLDWFNNENSIDPVLKAAIAHFWFIIIHPFDDGNGRIGRAITDMLLARAEGSGERFYSMSSQILAERKRYYEVLQQVQHSSGDITEWLDWFLHCLKNALLATENTTQKIVRKAEFWKLHEHTAINERQRLMLNKLFDGFEGKLQSSKWAKIAKTSTDTALRDIKDLVEKGILQQTGEGGRNVNYELVDFKIT, encoded by the coding sequence ATGCCAAAATACATCTACGAGCACCCTAACTGGACCCATTTCTCCTGGCAGGACAAAGCCATCAACGTCGTATTTGGTGAGGTGCGGCACATGCAAGGCAAAATAATCGGACAAATGAACGCTTTGGGCTTTTCTGCTAAGGAAGAAGCTACGCTTACCACCTTAACCCTAGACGTAGTAAAATCATCAGAGATAGAAGGCGAATTGCTCAATTATGACCAGGTGCGTTCGTCCATTGCCCGGCGTTTGGGGATCAACACTGCAGGACTGGTGCCAAGCAGTCGCCACATCGAAGGTGTGGTGGAAATGATGCTGGATGCCACTCAACGCCATTCCACGCCTTTAACCGAAAAACGTTTGTGTGGTTGGCACGCCGCACTTTTCCCCACAGGGTACAGCGGACCTTACAAAATAGAAGTGGGCCGCTACCGCAGCGCCGAAATACAAGTGGTTTCGGGTGCAATGGGCAAAGAAAAAGTGCATTACGAAGCCGTAAATCCCGCCTTGGTAAAAACGGAAATGGACAAATTCCTGGATTGGTTCAATAATGAAAATAGCATTGACCCGGTTTTAAAAGCTGCCATCGCGCACTTTTGGTTCATCATCATTCACCCCTTTGATGACGGAAACGGCAGAATTGGCAGAGCCATCACCGACATGTTGCTTGCCCGTGCCGAAGGCAGTGGAGAACGTTTTTACAGCATGTCGAGCCAAATATTGGCCGAACGCAAACGCTATTACGAAGTATTGCAACAAGTGCAACACAGCTCAGGCGACATCACGGAATGGCTCGATTGGTTTTTGCATTGCCTCAAAAATGCGCTGCTCGCCACCGAAAACACTACCCAAAAAATAGTGCGCAAAGCCGAGTTTTGGAAACTACACGAACATACTGCCATCAACGAACGCCAACGATTGATGCTCAACAAACTCTTTGACGGTTTTGAAGGCAAACTACAAAGCTCTAAATGGGCTAAAATTGCCAAAACTTCTACCGACACCGCCTTGCGGGACATCAAAGACCTGGTAGAAAAAGGCATCTTGCAACAAACTGGGGAAGGCGGACGAAATGTTAACTACGAGTTGGTTGACTTTAAAATAACATAA
- a CDS encoding formylglycine-generating enzyme family protein, whose amino-acid sequence MVEIPRGKIELRDDRTKERWTVEVKPILLAKFPVTQELYFSITNEDPSTIKGNRHPVETVTWKEAVIFCNKLSNQTGLNPCYEIKKDSEEISFDITANGFRLPTEAEWEYACKAGTTGIRYGDINSAAWFKDNSSMTTHIVGQKEPNSWGLYDMLGNVWEWCSDIYDETVYGSYRVFRGGGWADEERSVMATTRRRSHPLKFKIDDLGFRMARNLTEKTTDH is encoded by the coding sequence ATGGTGGAAATACCAAGAGGAAAAATTGAATTGAGAGACGACAGAACAAAAGAGAGATGGACTGTTGAGGTAAAACCTATTTTGCTTGCAAAATTTCCAGTAACACAAGAATTATATTTTTCAATTACAAATGAAGACCCAAGTACAATAAAAGGTAACAGACATCCTGTTGAGACAGTTACTTGGAAAGAGGCTGTGATTTTTTGCAATAAGTTATCAAATCAAACGGGACTAAATCCTTGTTATGAAATCAAAAAGGATAGCGAAGAAATTTCATTTGACATCACCGCAAATGGATTTCGTTTACCGACCGAGGCAGAATGGGAATATGCTTGTAAGGCTGGGACAACTGGAATTAGATATGGAGATATAAATAGTGCGGCTTGGTTCAAAGACAATTCATCAATGACAACGCATATCGTTGGACAAAAAGAACCTAATTCTTGGGGACTTTACGATATGCTCGGCAACGTTTGGGAATGGTGTTCGGACATTTATGACGAAACAGTTTATGGCTCATACAGAGTTTTTAGAGGTGGCGGTTGGGCTGACGAAGAGCGAAGTGTAATGGCGACAACTCGAAGAAGAAGTCATCCTTTAAAATTTAAAATTGACGACCTTGGATTTAGAATGGCAAGAAACTTGACAGAAAAAACAACGGACCATTAA
- a CDS encoding c-type cytochrome domain-containing protein, whose translation MLTTELIGRFHPLIVHMPIGILFFAFALMVFQRIRKIDIDVVISFALFSGALCSVAACVAGWVLAQSGEYDAALVSVHQWTGIATTALAALAFAIKRFRWIFMISTVILLTLAGHYGGNLTHGEDYLFPKKKTAQQLSIPNLDSLQTAELASTNASTATNSGNEGVPQTVERKTFIYRDYVVPILENKCYSCHSATKMKGGLRLDTEAFIKKGGKNGSILSPGNPNASSIFSCLLLPPDDDNHMPPKGKPQLSEQEIAALHFWIKKGASFQEQIETITIGAGSNPTALAIPSLKLSEFPKAPNVDSVTKGSINVPGSSSSQEAGILSTPVDAATPAALTQLQQNNIIISDFGQGSNYLMANFVNVKKYRAALLDDLKSINNQVLRIRLSNQPVQDDDLKKLASFKNLTWLNLEKTSISDAGLPHLQNLPNLEQLNLYGTNITDRGLLALPKCVHLKTLYLWQTKVSTTGVEQLKKAMPQLQIVMGGFQFVKPDSMGAGKKELKQAL comes from the coding sequence ATGCTAACAACCGAACTGATAGGTCGCTTCCATCCACTGATTGTACACATGCCCATCGGCATCTTGTTCTTTGCCTTTGCACTGATGGTTTTTCAGCGCATTCGAAAAATTGACATTGATGTGGTGATCAGCTTTGCGTTGTTTTCAGGTGCATTGTGCTCAGTCGCTGCTTGTGTGGCGGGCTGGGTTTTGGCGCAATCGGGGGAATACGACGCGGCGCTGGTCTCGGTACACCAATGGACCGGAATTGCGACCACCGCCTTGGCCGCGCTGGCTTTTGCAATCAAACGTTTCCGCTGGATCTTTATGATCAGCACGGTCATCCTGTTGACCTTGGCGGGCCATTACGGAGGAAATTTAACCCACGGCGAAGACTACCTTTTCCCCAAAAAGAAAACCGCGCAACAGCTAAGCATTCCCAATCTGGATAGCCTACAAACGGCAGAATTGGCCAGTACTAACGCCAGTACGGCTACAAACTCCGGCAATGAAGGCGTTCCACAAACCGTTGAACGAAAAACCTTTATTTACCGCGATTACGTGGTGCCTATTTTGGAAAACAAGTGTTACAGTTGCCATTCGGCTACCAAAATGAAAGGGGGACTTCGCCTGGATACCGAAGCATTCATCAAAAAAGGTGGAAAAAACGGCAGCATCCTGAGTCCCGGAAATCCCAACGCCAGCAGCATCTTCAGCTGCTTGCTGCTCCCCCCCGACGATGACAACCACATGCCCCCCAAAGGCAAACCCCAGCTCAGCGAACAGGAAATTGCCGCCCTGCATTTTTGGATCAAAAAGGGCGCATCTTTCCAGGAACAGATCGAAACCATTACCATTGGCGCAGGTAGCAACCCGACTGCACTGGCGATCCCCAGCCTCAAATTGAGTGAGTTCCCCAAAGCCCCCAACGTCGATAGTGTCACCAAGGGATCAATCAATGTACCCGGAAGCAGCTCCAGTCAAGAGGCCGGTATCCTGAGTACCCCCGTCGATGCAGCAACACCCGCGGCCTTGACTCAATTGCAACAAAATAACATCATCATCAGCGATTTTGGCCAGGGCAGCAATTACCTCATGGCGAATTTTGTCAATGTAAAAAAATACCGCGCCGCATTGCTGGATGACTTAAAAAGCATCAACAATCAAGTGTTGAGAATCCGCTTGAGCAATCAACCGGTGCAGGACGATGACCTCAAAAAATTGGCTAGTTTTAAAAACTTAACCTGGCTCAATTTGGAAAAAACCAGCATTAGCGACGCTGGTCTGCCGCATTTACAAAACCTGCCCAACCTGGAACAACTCAACTTGTACGGAACGAACATTACGGATCGAGGACTACTGGCACTGCCGAAATGCGTCCACTTGAAAACGCTCTACTTGTGGCAAACCAAAGTCAGTACCACGGGAGTTGAACAATTGAAAAAGGCCATGCCACAATTACAAATCGTGATGGGGGGATTCCAATTTGTCAAACCCGATTCCATGGGC